In Arvicola amphibius chromosome 13, mArvAmp1.2, whole genome shotgun sequence, a genomic segment contains:
- the Fhip2b gene encoding protein FAM160B2, whose product MLSRLGALLQEAVGAREPSIDLLQAFVEHWKGITQYYIESTDENTPAKKTDIPWRLKQMLDILVYEERQQVSSGEAGPCLEYLLQHKILETLCTLGKAEYPPGMRQQVFQFFSKVLTQVQHPLLHYLSVHRPVQKLLRLGGAVPGSLTEKEEVQFTTVLCSKIQQDPELLAYILEGKKMISKKTSREPTAPSKDIAGYRDKDCPLSAAPGRDPGPHSEHCGVPALSSHLPAETEGPENGPGESNLITSLLGLCKSKKSRVALKARENVLLLVSVASPAAATYLTQSTSCCVVIAEYLCQLYRSMPAFLDPADIAALEGISWRLPSAPSDEASFPGKEALAAFLGWFDYCDHLITEAHTVVAESLAKAVAEKLFVETLQPQLLHVSEQTILTSTALLTALLRQLRSPTLLQEAMTFLLGTEQLPEATEDSPHTLGTHLIKHCDHLSDEISIATLRLFEELLQKPHERVIRSLVLQNLEGRLYVARGSPEPESYEDTLDLEEDPYFTDGFLDSGLQPSTKPPPAPATNSDGKTAVTEIVNSFLCLVPEEAKTSAFLEENGYDTYVHDAYGLFQECSSRVAPWGWPLGPAPLDSHEPERPFFEGHFLQVLFDRMTRILDQPYSLNLQVTSVLSRLALFPHPHIHEYLLDPYISLAPGCRSLFSVLVRVIGDLMQRIQRVPQFPGKLLLVRKQLMGQIPGEHLDHQTLLQGVVVLEEFCKELAAIAFVKFPPHGPYLNFSPPPEGQV is encoded by the exons cGGGAGCCCAGCATTGACCTGCTGCAGGCCTTCGTGGAGCACTGGAAAGGTATCACACAATACTATATCGAGAGCACAG ATGAAAACACCCCAGCCAAGAAAACAGATATTCCCTGGCGACTGAAGCAGATGCTGGACATCCTGGTATATGAAGAGAGGCAGCAGGTGTCCTCCGGTGAGGCTGGACCCTGTCTGGAATACTTGCTACAGCACAAGATCCTGGAGACCCTGTGCACTCTGGGCAAAGCGGAG TACCCCCCAGGCATGCGACAGCAGGTGTTCCAGTTCTTCAGCAAGGTCCTGACGCAGGTGCAGCACCCGCTGCTGCACTATCTGAGTGTGCACAGGCCCGTGCAG AAACTTCTCCGACTTGGTGGGGCAGTCCCTGGATCCCTCACGGAAAAGGAAGAAGTTCAGTTCACCACTGTCCTCTGCTCTAAGATCCAGCAGGATCCAGAGCTGCTGGCGTATATTCTCGAA GGTAAAAAGATGATAAGCAAGAAGACATCCAGAGAACCTACAGCTCCTTCTAAAGACATAGCTGGCTACAGGGACAAGGACTGTCCCCTCAGTGCTGCTCCTGGCAGGGATCCTGGACCGCATAGTGAGCACTGTGGTGTCCCGGCCTTGAGCAGCCACCTGCCTGCAGAGACTGAGGGGCCAGAAAACGGGCCTGGGGAGAGCAATCTCATCACCTCCCTGCTCGGGCTGTGCAAGAGCAAG AAGAGTCGGGTGGCCCTGAAGGCCCGGGAGAATGTATTGCTGCTGGTAAGCGTGGCCTCGCCAGCAGCCGCCACCTACCTGACACAAAGCACCTCCTGTTGTGTGGTGATAGCCGAGTACCTCTGCCAACTGTACCGGTCCATGCCTGCCTTCCTTGACCCGGCAGACATTGCCGCGTTAGAGGGCATCAGCTGGAG GTTACCCAGTGCCCCATCTGATGAGGCCTCTTTCCCTGGCAAGGAGGCTCTGGCTGCCTTCCTGGGCTGGTTTGATTACTGCGACCACCTTATCACAGAGGCGCACACG GTGGTTGCAGAATCCTTGGCGAAGGCTGTGGCTGAGAAGCTATTTGTAGAGACcctgcaaccccagctcctgCACGT gTCCGAGCAGACGATCCTGACCTCCACCGCCCTGTTGACAGCCTTGCTGCGACAGCTACGGTCCCCTACGCTGCTGCAGGAGGCCATGACCTTCCTCTTGGGCACTGAGCAGCTGCCCGAAGCCACAGAGGACAGCCCCCATACTCTGGGCACACACCTCATCAAGCACTGTGACCATCTGTCTGATGAG ATCAGCATTGCCACTTTGCGGCTCTTTGAAGAGCTGCTCCAGAAGCCTCACGAGCGAGTCATCCGAAGTCTGGTCCTGCAGAACCTCGAGGGCCGCCTGTATGTGGCCCGGGGCTCGCCGGAGCCTGAGAGCTATGAGGACACCCT AGATCTGGAGGAAGACCCCTACTTCACCGACGGCTTCCTTGACTCTGGCCTTCAGCCCTCCACAAagcctcccccagctcctgccacCAATTCAGATGGCAAAACAGCAGTGACAGAAATCGTCAACAG CTTCCTTTGCCTGGTCCCTGAGGAAGCCAAGACATCAGCCTTCCTGGAGGAGAACGGATACGACACGTATGTGCACGATGCCTACGGCCTG TTCCAGGAGTGCAGCTCCCGTGTAGCTCCCTGGGGCTGGCCCCTGGGCCCAGCGCCCCTGGACTCCCATGAACCTGAAAGGCCTTTCTTTGAGGGCCACTTCCTCCAAGTGCTCTTTGATCGCATGACCCGGATTTTGGATCAG CCATACAGTCTGAACCTACAAGTGACCTCAGTCCTGTCCCGGCTTGccctgttcccccacccccatatccATGAGTATCTCCTGGATCCCTACATCAGCCTGGCCCCTGgctgcaggagtctgttctctgtGCTTGTCAGG GTGATCGGGGACTTGATGCAGAGAATTCAGAGGGTACCCCAGTTTCCAGGCAAACTGCTCCTGGTGCGCAAGCAACTGATGGGCCAGATTCCTGGAGAACA TCTGGACCATCAGACCCTACTCCAAGGCGTGGTAGTACTTGAGGAATTCTGCAAGGAGCTGGCTGCCATTGCATTTGTCAAGTTTCCCCCACATGGTCCTTACCTGAACTTCTCTCCTCCCCCGGAAGGGCAAGTCTGA
- the Nudt18 gene encoding 8-oxo-dGDP phosphatase NUDT18, with the protein MASEGLAGALATVLGGKGLLVQSCDSEPAGKPLSPVRLRKNVCYVVLAVFLNEQDEVLMIQEAKRECRGAWYLPAGRMEAGETIVEAMQREVKEEAGLLCEPVTLLSVEERGASWIRFVFLARPTGGVLKTSKDADAESLQAGWYPRVSLPTPLRAHDVLHLVELGAKFCQQAMHPHILPQELPCSVVCQRLVATYTTVQSVWVLVGSVGTPHLPITACGFTPMEQRGGVKVAILRLLQECLTLHNLAVETKGLLGLQHLGRDHADGICLNVLVAVAFRNPGIQDEPPKIRGENYFWWKVLEEDLQKQLLHRLQESSVIPLNR; encoded by the exons ATGGCCTCGGAAGGCCTGGCGGGGGCGCTGGCCACCGTGCTGGGGGGTAAGGGGTTGCTGGTGCAGAGCTGTGACTCGGAGCCGGCTGGCAAGCCGCTGTCGCCCGTGCGGCTGCGGAAGAATGTCTGCTACGTGGTGCTGGCCGTGTTTCTCAACGAGCAG GATGAGGTGTTGATGATccaggaggccaaaagagagtgCCGGGGAGCATGGTACCTCCCTGCGGGGAGAATGGAAGCCGGGGAGACCATCGTGGAGGCCATGCAGcgggaggtgaaggaggaggcTGGGCTGCTCTGTGAGCCGGTGACACTGTTGTCTGTGGAGGAGCGGGGTGCCTCCTGGATCCGTTTTGTGTTCCTTGCTCGACCCACAG GTGGAGTTCTCAAGACTTCCAAGGATGCAGATGCTGAGTCCTTACAGGCTGGCTGGTACCCACGGGTCTCCCTGCCCACTCCACTTAGAGCCCATGATGTTCTTCATCTGGTAGAGCTGGGTGCCAAATTCTGCCAACAAGCCATGCACCCTCACATTCTGCCTCAAGAGCTTCCCTGCAGTGTGGTCTGCCAGCGGCTGGTGGCCACCTATACCACAGTCCAGTCAGTGTGGGTGTTGGTGGGCTCAGTGGGGACACCTCACTTGCCCATCACTGCCTGTGGCTTCACCCCTATGGAGCAAAGGGGTGGCGTCAAGGTGGCCATCCTGCGGCTGCTACAGGAGTGTCTGACTCTCCACAATCTGGCCGTGGAGACCAAGGGGTTGCTTGGACTGCAGCACCTGGGCAGAGACCATGCGGATGGTATCTGCCTGAATGTGCTAGTGGCAGTGGCTTTTCGGAACCCAGGAATCCAAGATGAGCCCCCAAAGATTCGGGGTGAGAACTACTTTTGGTGGAAGGTTTTAGAGGAAGACTTACAAAAACAGCTTCTACACAGACTCCAGGAATCTTCCGTCATCCCCCTGAACAGATAG
- the Hr gene encoding lysine-specific demethylase hairless isoform X1: MESMPSFLKDSPAWEKTAPENGIVGQEPGTPPQDGLRHGALCLGEPAPFWRGVLSTSDSWLPPGFPRGPKDTLSLVEGEGPRNGERKASWLGSKEGLLWKEAMLAHPLAFCGPACPPRYGPLVPEHSGGHPKSDPVAFRPLHCPFLLETKILERAPFWVPTCLPPYLMSSLPPERPYDWPLASHPWVYSGGQPKVPSAFSLGSKGFYHKDPNILRPAKEPLAASEPGLLGLAPGGHLQRACEAEGPSLHQRDGETSIGRQQNLCPLFLGYPDSVPRTPWPSCPPGLVHTLGNIWSGPGSNSLGYQLEPPVTPRCPSPGAPTPLGDCCSSHLPAREGDLGPCRKCQDSPEGGTSGPGESSEERDKADSRACPPSHHTKLKKTWLTRHSEQFECPGGCPGKEESPATRIRALKRAGSPEVQGAARGPAPKRPSYPFPGTRGQGARAWQELPDTSSGSKAEAEQQEAQRGPQDGRISLQESRLRDTSCQAHLPGITQCRSCAQATGEAGVLTSHSQKSQRLPLEEKQLKEEGSSASSEDGGGSDPEAPLNKGLAKHLLSGLGDRLCRLLRREREALAWAQREGQGPAMTEDSPGIPHCCSRCNHGLFNTHWRCPRCSHRLCVACGRIAGAGKTKEKAGSQEQHIQECAQEAGHAACSLILTQFVSSQALAELSTVMHQVWAKFDIRGHCFCQVDARVWAPGDGGQQKEPTEKTPPAPQPSCNGDSNRTKDIKEETPDSTETPAEDRASRSPLPCPSLCELLASTAVKLCLGHERIHMAFAPVTPALPSDDRITNILDSIIAQVVERKIQEKALGPGLRAGPGLRKGLSLPLSPVRTRLSPPGALLWLQEPRPRHGFHLFQEHWRQGQPVLVSGIQKTLRGSLWGMEALGTLGGQVQTLTALGPPQPTSLDSTAFWEGFSHPETRPKLDEGSVLLLHRTLGDKDASRVENLASSLPLPEYCAHQGKLNLASYLPLGLTLHPLEPQLWAAYGVSPHRGHLGTKNLCVEVSDLISILVHAEAQLPAWHRAQKDFLSGLEGEGVWSPGSQTSTVWHVFRAQDAQRIRRFLQMVCPAGAGTLEPGAPGSCYLDAGLRRRLREEWGVSCWTLLQAPGEAVLVPAGAPHQVQGLVSTISVTQHFLSPETSALSAQLCHQGTSLPPDHRMLYAQMDRAVFQAVKVAVGTLQEAK, encoded by the exons ATGGAGAGTATGCCCAGCTTCCTGAAGGACTCCCCAGCCTGGGAGAAGACAGCCCCTGAGAACGGCATTGTGGGACAGGAGCCCGGTACCCCACCACAGGATGGCTTGCGCCATGGGGCACTGTGTCTAGGAGAACCTGCTCCCTTCTGGAGGGGTGTCCTGAGCACTTCGGACTCCTGGCTCCCTCCCGGCTTCCCCCGAGGCCCCAAGGACACGCTCTCACTGGTGGAGGGCGAGGGTCCTCGGAATGGGGAAAGGAAGGCCAGCTGGCTGGGCAGCAAGGAAGGACTGCTCTGGAAGGAAGCGATGCTGGCCCATCCACTGGCGTTCTGTGGACCAGCGTGCCCACCTCGCTATGGCCCCCTGGTACCTGAGCATAGTGGTGGCCATCCCAAGAGTGACCCTGTGGCCTTCCGGCCCTTGCACTGCCCTTTCTTACTGGAGACCAAGATTCTAGAGAGAGCTCCTTTCTGGGTTCCCACCTGCTTGCCGCCCTACCTAATGTCCAGCCTGCCCCCAGAGCGTCCGTATGACTGGCCTTTGGCCTCTCACCCCTGGGTGTACTCTGGGGGCCAGCCAAAAGTACCCTCTGCCTTCAGCTTAGGCAGCAAG GGCTTTTACCACAAGGATCCGAACATCCTCAGGCCAGCAAAGGAGCCCTTGGCAGCCTCAGAGCCTGGGTTGTTGGGCTTGGCCCCTGGTGGGCATCTCCAGCGAGCCTGTGAGGCAGAAGGTCCCTCGCTTCACCAGAGGGATGGGGAGACGAGCATTGGCAGGCAGCAGAACCTTTGCCCACTTTTCTTGGGGTACCCAGATAGTGTTCCTCGAACCCCCTGGCCCTCTTGTCCCCCGGGCCTAGTTCACACTCTCGGCAACATCTGGTCTGGTCCAGGGAGCAATAGCCTTGGGTATCAGCTGGAACCACCAGTCACACCAAGATGCCCATCTCCTGGAGCTCCCACTCCTCTGGGGGACTGTTGCTCATCCCACCTACCTGCCAGAGAAGGGGATCTTGGCCCATGTAGGAAATGCCAGGATAGCCCAGAGGGAGGTACCAGTGGGCCAGGTGAATCTAGTGAAGAAAGGGACAAGGCTGACTCCAGGGCCTGTCCCCCAAGCCATCACACCAAGCTAAAGAAGACCTGGCTCACACGTCACTCAGAGCAGTTTGAGTGCCCAGGTGGCTGTCCGGGGAAGGAAGAGAGTCCAGCTACTAGGATCCGGGCACTCAAGAGGGCAGGCAGTCCAGAAGTTCAGGGAGCAGCAAGGGGCCCAGCTCCCAAACGCCCATCCTACCCTTTCCCAGGCACTCGGGGGCAGGGGGCCAGGGCTTGGCAGGAGTTACCAGACACATCCTCAGGAAGCAAGGCGGAGGCAGAACAACAAGAGGCGCAGAGAG GACCCCAAGATGGCAGGATTAGCCTCCAGGAATCCAGGCTTCGCGATACATCTTGCCAGGCTCACTTACCAGGTATCACTCAGTGCCGAAGCTGTGCCCAGGCAACAGGAGAGGCAGGAGTTCTGACCAGTCACTCCCAGAAATCACAGAG GctgcctctggaagagaagcagttGAAGGAGGAGGGCTCCTCTGCCAGCTCCGAGGATGGAGGAGGGTCGGACCCAGAAGCTCCCCTCAACAAGGGCCTGGCCAAGCATCTGCTGAGTGGTTTGGGTGACCGACTCTGCCGCCTGCTGCGGAGGGAGCGGGAGGCCCTTGCCTGGGCACAGCGTGAAG gccaggggccagccaTGACAGAGGACAGCCCTGGCATTCCACACTGCTGCAGCCGTTGCAACCATGGGCTCTTCAACACCCACTGGAGATGTCCCCGCTGCAGCCACCGGCTGTGTGTAGCCTGTGGTCGCATAGCCGGAGCTGGGAAAACCAAGGAGAAAGCAG GCTCTCAGGAGCAGCACATACAGGAGTGTGCCCAGGAGGCTGGGCATGCTGCCTGTTCCCTGATTCTGACCCAGTTCGTCTCCAGCCAGG CGCTGGCAGAACTGAGCACTGTGATGCACCAAGTCTGGGCCAAGTTTGACATCCGGGGGCACTGCTTCTGCCAAGTTGATGCCCGTGTATGGGCCCCAGGGGATGGGGGTCAGCAG AAAGAACCAACAGAGAAAACTCCCCCAGCTCCACAACCTTCCTGCAATGGAGATTCCAATAGGACCAAGGACATCAAAGAGG aGACCCCAGACTCCACTGAGACCCCAGCAGAGGATCGTGCTAGCCGATCACCCCTTCCTTGTCCCTCTCTCTGTGAACTGCTGGCATCTACAGCTGTCAAACTGTGTCTGGGGCATGAGCGGATTCACATGGCCTTTGCCCCCGTCACCCCAGCTCTGCCCAGT GATGACCGCATCACCAACATCCTGGACAGCATTATTGCACAGGTAGTAGAACGGAAGATCCAAGAGAAAGCCCTAGGGCCGGGCCTTCGAGCGGGACCAGGCTTACGCAAGGGCCTGAGCCTGCCCCTGTCACCGGTCCGAACCCGGCTGTCCCCTCCTGGGGCTTTGCTGTGGCTACAGGAGCCCAGGCCTCGGCATGGCTTTCACCTCTTCCAGGAACACTGGCGGCAGGGCCAG CCTGTGTTAGTGTCAGGCATCCAGAAGACACTGAGAGGTAGCCTGTGGGGAATGGAAGCTCTTGGGACACTCGGTGGCCAGGTGCAGACACTGACTGCCCTAGGGCCTCCACAGCCCACAAGCCTGGACAGCACAGCATTCTGGGAGGGATTTTCTCACCCTGAAA CACGTCCAAAGTTAGACGAGGGCTCTGTCCTCCTGTTACACCGAACCCTGGGAGACAAGGACGCTAGCAG GGTGGAGAACCTTGCATCCAGCCTTCCTCTCCCAGAGTACTGTGCACACCAAGGGAAACTCAACCTAGCTTCCTACCTCCCCTTGGGCCTCACCCTGCATCCCCTGGAGCCCCAGCTCTGGGCAGCCTATG GTGTGAGCCCAcaccgtggacacctgggaaccaagAACCTATGTGTAGAGGTGTCTGACCTAATCAGTATCCTGGTACATGCCGAAGCACAGCTGCCTGCCTGGCACCGAGCACAGAAAG ATTTCCTCTCAGGCCTGGAAGGGGAGGGAGTCTGGTCTCCAGGTAGCCAGACCAGCACTGTGTGGCACGTGTTCCGGGCCCAGGATGCCCAGCGCATCCGTCGCTTTCTCCAGatg GTGTGCCCAGCTGGAGCAGGGACCTTGGAACCCGGGGCCCCAGGCAGCTGCTACTTGGATGCAGGGTTGCGTCGTCGCCTAAGAGAGGAGTGGGGTGTGAGCTGCTGGACTCTGCTGCAAGCCCCTGGAGAAGCGGTGCTTGTGCCTGCTGGGGCACCCCATCAG GTGCAAGGCCTGGTGAGCACAATTAGCGTCACCCAgcattttctgtctcctgagaCCTCTGCCCTCTCTGCTCAGCTCTGCCACCAGGGGACCAGCCTGCCCCCTGATCACCGTATGCTTTATGCTCAG atGGATCGGGCTGTGTTCCAAGCAGTGAAGGTGGCTGTGGGGACATTACAGGAAGCTAAATAG
- the Hr gene encoding lysine-specific demethylase hairless isoform X2 produces MESMPSFLKDSPAWEKTAPENGIVGQEPGTPPQDGLRHGALCLGEPAPFWRGVLSTSDSWLPPGFPRGPKDTLSLVEGEGPRNGERKASWLGSKEGLLWKEAMLAHPLAFCGPACPPRYGPLVPEHSGGHPKSDPVAFRPLHCPFLLETKILERAPFWVPTCLPPYLMSSLPPERPYDWPLASHPWVYSGGQPKVPSAFSLGSKGFYHKDPNILRPAKEPLAASEPGLLGLAPGGHLQRACEAEGPSLHQRDGETSIGRQQNLCPLFLGYPDSVPRTPWPSCPPGLVHTLGNIWSGPGSNSLGYQLEPPVTPRCPSPGAPTPLGDCCSSHLPAREGDLGPCRKCQDSPEGGTSGPGESSEERDKADSRACPPSHHTKLKKTWLTRHSEQFECPGGCPGKEESPATRIRALKRAGSPEVQGAARGPAPKRPSYPFPGTRGQGARAWQELPDTSSGSKAEAEQQEAQRGPQDGRISLQESRLRDTSCQAHLPGITQCRSCAQATGEAGVLTSHSQKSQRLPLEEKQLKEEGSSASSEDGGGSDPEAPLNKGLAKHLLSGLGDRLCRLLRREREALAWAQREGQGPAMTEDSPGIPHCCSRCNHGLFNTHWRCPRCSHRLCVACGRIAGAGKTKEKAGSQEQHIQECAQEAGHAACSLILTQFVSSQALAELSTVMHQVWAKFDIRGHCFCQVDARVWAPGDGGQQKEPTEKTPPAPQPSCNGDSNRTKDIKEETPDSTETPAEDRASRSPLPCPSLCELLASTAVKLCLGHERIHMAFAPVTPALPSDDRITNILDSIIAQVVERKIQEKALGPGLRAGPGLRKGLSLPLSPVRTRLSPPGALLWLQEPRPRHGFHLFQEHWRQGQPVLVSGIQKTLRGSLWGMEALGTLGGQVQTLTALGPPQPTSLDSTAFWEGFSHPETRPKLDEGSVLLLHRTLGDKDASRVENLASSLPLPEYCAHQGKLNLASYLPLGLTLHPLEPQLWAAYGVSPHRGHLGTKNLCVEVSDLISILVHAEAQLPAWHRAQKDFLSGLEGEGVWSPGSQTSTVWHVFRAQDAQRIRRFLQMVQGLVSTISVTQHFLSPETSALSAQLCHQGTSLPPDHRMLYAQMDRAVFQAVKVAVGTLQEAK; encoded by the exons ATGGAGAGTATGCCCAGCTTCCTGAAGGACTCCCCAGCCTGGGAGAAGACAGCCCCTGAGAACGGCATTGTGGGACAGGAGCCCGGTACCCCACCACAGGATGGCTTGCGCCATGGGGCACTGTGTCTAGGAGAACCTGCTCCCTTCTGGAGGGGTGTCCTGAGCACTTCGGACTCCTGGCTCCCTCCCGGCTTCCCCCGAGGCCCCAAGGACACGCTCTCACTGGTGGAGGGCGAGGGTCCTCGGAATGGGGAAAGGAAGGCCAGCTGGCTGGGCAGCAAGGAAGGACTGCTCTGGAAGGAAGCGATGCTGGCCCATCCACTGGCGTTCTGTGGACCAGCGTGCCCACCTCGCTATGGCCCCCTGGTACCTGAGCATAGTGGTGGCCATCCCAAGAGTGACCCTGTGGCCTTCCGGCCCTTGCACTGCCCTTTCTTACTGGAGACCAAGATTCTAGAGAGAGCTCCTTTCTGGGTTCCCACCTGCTTGCCGCCCTACCTAATGTCCAGCCTGCCCCCAGAGCGTCCGTATGACTGGCCTTTGGCCTCTCACCCCTGGGTGTACTCTGGGGGCCAGCCAAAAGTACCCTCTGCCTTCAGCTTAGGCAGCAAG GGCTTTTACCACAAGGATCCGAACATCCTCAGGCCAGCAAAGGAGCCCTTGGCAGCCTCAGAGCCTGGGTTGTTGGGCTTGGCCCCTGGTGGGCATCTCCAGCGAGCCTGTGAGGCAGAAGGTCCCTCGCTTCACCAGAGGGATGGGGAGACGAGCATTGGCAGGCAGCAGAACCTTTGCCCACTTTTCTTGGGGTACCCAGATAGTGTTCCTCGAACCCCCTGGCCCTCTTGTCCCCCGGGCCTAGTTCACACTCTCGGCAACATCTGGTCTGGTCCAGGGAGCAATAGCCTTGGGTATCAGCTGGAACCACCAGTCACACCAAGATGCCCATCTCCTGGAGCTCCCACTCCTCTGGGGGACTGTTGCTCATCCCACCTACCTGCCAGAGAAGGGGATCTTGGCCCATGTAGGAAATGCCAGGATAGCCCAGAGGGAGGTACCAGTGGGCCAGGTGAATCTAGTGAAGAAAGGGACAAGGCTGACTCCAGGGCCTGTCCCCCAAGCCATCACACCAAGCTAAAGAAGACCTGGCTCACACGTCACTCAGAGCAGTTTGAGTGCCCAGGTGGCTGTCCGGGGAAGGAAGAGAGTCCAGCTACTAGGATCCGGGCACTCAAGAGGGCAGGCAGTCCAGAAGTTCAGGGAGCAGCAAGGGGCCCAGCTCCCAAACGCCCATCCTACCCTTTCCCAGGCACTCGGGGGCAGGGGGCCAGGGCTTGGCAGGAGTTACCAGACACATCCTCAGGAAGCAAGGCGGAGGCAGAACAACAAGAGGCGCAGAGAG GACCCCAAGATGGCAGGATTAGCCTCCAGGAATCCAGGCTTCGCGATACATCTTGCCAGGCTCACTTACCAGGTATCACTCAGTGCCGAAGCTGTGCCCAGGCAACAGGAGAGGCAGGAGTTCTGACCAGTCACTCCCAGAAATCACAGAG GctgcctctggaagagaagcagttGAAGGAGGAGGGCTCCTCTGCCAGCTCCGAGGATGGAGGAGGGTCGGACCCAGAAGCTCCCCTCAACAAGGGCCTGGCCAAGCATCTGCTGAGTGGTTTGGGTGACCGACTCTGCCGCCTGCTGCGGAGGGAGCGGGAGGCCCTTGCCTGGGCACAGCGTGAAG gccaggggccagccaTGACAGAGGACAGCCCTGGCATTCCACACTGCTGCAGCCGTTGCAACCATGGGCTCTTCAACACCCACTGGAGATGTCCCCGCTGCAGCCACCGGCTGTGTGTAGCCTGTGGTCGCATAGCCGGAGCTGGGAAAACCAAGGAGAAAGCAG GCTCTCAGGAGCAGCACATACAGGAGTGTGCCCAGGAGGCTGGGCATGCTGCCTGTTCCCTGATTCTGACCCAGTTCGTCTCCAGCCAGG CGCTGGCAGAACTGAGCACTGTGATGCACCAAGTCTGGGCCAAGTTTGACATCCGGGGGCACTGCTTCTGCCAAGTTGATGCCCGTGTATGGGCCCCAGGGGATGGGGGTCAGCAG AAAGAACCAACAGAGAAAACTCCCCCAGCTCCACAACCTTCCTGCAATGGAGATTCCAATAGGACCAAGGACATCAAAGAGG aGACCCCAGACTCCACTGAGACCCCAGCAGAGGATCGTGCTAGCCGATCACCCCTTCCTTGTCCCTCTCTCTGTGAACTGCTGGCATCTACAGCTGTCAAACTGTGTCTGGGGCATGAGCGGATTCACATGGCCTTTGCCCCCGTCACCCCAGCTCTGCCCAGT GATGACCGCATCACCAACATCCTGGACAGCATTATTGCACAGGTAGTAGAACGGAAGATCCAAGAGAAAGCCCTAGGGCCGGGCCTTCGAGCGGGACCAGGCTTACGCAAGGGCCTGAGCCTGCCCCTGTCACCGGTCCGAACCCGGCTGTCCCCTCCTGGGGCTTTGCTGTGGCTACAGGAGCCCAGGCCTCGGCATGGCTTTCACCTCTTCCAGGAACACTGGCGGCAGGGCCAG CCTGTGTTAGTGTCAGGCATCCAGAAGACACTGAGAGGTAGCCTGTGGGGAATGGAAGCTCTTGGGACACTCGGTGGCCAGGTGCAGACACTGACTGCCCTAGGGCCTCCACAGCCCACAAGCCTGGACAGCACAGCATTCTGGGAGGGATTTTCTCACCCTGAAA CACGTCCAAAGTTAGACGAGGGCTCTGTCCTCCTGTTACACCGAACCCTGGGAGACAAGGACGCTAGCAG GGTGGAGAACCTTGCATCCAGCCTTCCTCTCCCAGAGTACTGTGCACACCAAGGGAAACTCAACCTAGCTTCCTACCTCCCCTTGGGCCTCACCCTGCATCCCCTGGAGCCCCAGCTCTGGGCAGCCTATG GTGTGAGCCCAcaccgtggacacctgggaaccaagAACCTATGTGTAGAGGTGTCTGACCTAATCAGTATCCTGGTACATGCCGAAGCACAGCTGCCTGCCTGGCACCGAGCACAGAAAG ATTTCCTCTCAGGCCTGGAAGGGGAGGGAGTCTGGTCTCCAGGTAGCCAGACCAGCACTGTGTGGCACGTGTTCCGGGCCCAGGATGCCCAGCGCATCCGTCGCTTTCTCCAGatg GTGCAAGGCCTGGTGAGCACAATTAGCGTCACCCAgcattttctgtctcctgagaCCTCTGCCCTCTCTGCTCAGCTCTGCCACCAGGGGACCAGCCTGCCCCCTGATCACCGTATGCTTTATGCTCAG atGGATCGGGCTGTGTTCCAAGCAGTGAAGGTGGCTGTGGGGACATTACAGGAAGCTAAATAG
- the Hrurf gene encoding HR upstream open reading frame, giving the protein MAQPTALAQKLVRPIRAVCRILQIPESDPSNLRP; this is encoded by the coding sequence ATGGCGCAACCCACAGCCTTGGCCCAGAAGCTGGTGCGGCCCATCCGTGCCGTGTGCCGCATCCTGCAAATCCCGGAGTCCGACCCCTCCAACCTGCGGCCCTAG